The genomic DNA CCAGCGTGTAGAACTCGCCGTGGGCGAAGTTCACCACGTTCATCAGGCCGAAGACCAGCGTCAGCCCGATCCCGAGCAGGCTGTAGGTGCTGCCGAGCAGGAGCCCGTTCAGGAGGTGCTGGAGGAGCTGGTCCAAGCCCGCGGCGAGGGCGCCTCGCCTACTTCTTGGCGGCGAAGGCCGGAAGCGCGATCTTCCCGTCCTTGATCTGGACGAGGAAGATGCTGGGCTTGCTCTGGCCGCTCTCCTTGCCCGCGGGCCCGTCCTTCTCGAACTTGATGGGCCCGTTGACACCCATGAGGCTCACCGTCCAGAGCGCCTCGCGCACCGCCTTGGGGTCGGGCTTGCCCGCCGCCTTCAGGCCCTCCACCGCGGTCATCACCCCGTCGTGACCGCGAAAGCCCTCGGTCAACCCTTCGAACGGGTGGCCGCGCTTGTTCCACTCGTCCACGAAGGCCTTCGCGAGCTTGCCGTCGGGCATGGCCTCAGGGAACCACGGCAGGAAGAAGAGGATGTGCATCGAGCCTTCCGCCGCCGGGCCCGCCTGCTTGATGAGCTGCGACGGCGAGGAACTCCCGCCCGTGGTGATGACCTTCCGGACCAGGCGCTGCTCCTGGGCCTGCTTCAGCACGAGGGTGATCTGCTCGACGCTGGTGGTGAGGAACAGGGTGTCGGCCGAGCCCGCCTTCACCTTGGTGATCTGCGCGTTCATGTCGGTGGCGGCCTGCTCCATGAACTCGACCGAGCCCACCGTGCTGCCGCTTCGCTTCAGGAGGTCGCCGAACGCCGTCACCGAGCCCCGGCCCCAGTCGGTATTGACGGCGAGGAAGTCGGCCTGCTTGATCCCGAGATCCTTCATGTACTTCTCGAGGCCCACCGCCTCCATCTCGCTGGGCGGGCTGATGCGGAAGACCCACGGATTCCCGCGCTTGGTGATGGTGGCGGCGCTCGAAGTCTCCACGATCATCGGCACGCCGTACTCTTCGAGCTTGGGCATGGCGGCAAGCGTCATCGACGAGCCCCACGCGCCCACGAGCACCGGCACCTTGTCACGCACGATGAGCTTCTCGGCCGCGGTGGCGGCTTCCTTCGGATCGGACTTGTTGTCTTCGATCAGGAGCTGGACCTGGCGGCCGAGCACGCCGCCGCGCGCGTTGACCCAGTCGCGGGCGATCTCGGCGCCCATGCGGATGTAGTTGCCCGAGGCGGCCACCGGGCCCGACAGCGGCTGGATGACGCCGATCTTGATGGGATCACCCTGGCCGACGGCGCGCCGCGGAGGCGCCAGCGTCGAGCCGAGGAGCACCGCGATCACGAGACAGAGACCGATCCCCACTCGCTTCATTCCCAGCCTCCCGTGTGT from Candidatus Methylomirabilota bacterium includes the following:
- a CDS encoding penicillin-binding protein activator translates to MKRVGIGLCLVIAVLLGSTLAPPRRAVGQGDPIKIGVIQPLSGPVAASGNYIRMGAEIARDWVNARGGVLGRQVQLLIEDNKSDPKEAATAAEKLIVRDKVPVLVGAWGSSMTLAAMPKLEEYGVPMIVETSSAATITKRGNPWVFRISPPSEMEAVGLEKYMKDLGIKQADFLAVNTDWGRGSVTAFGDLLKRSGSTVGSVEFMEQAATDMNAQITKVKAGSADTLFLTTSVEQITLVLKQAQEQRLVRKVITTGGSSSPSQLIKQAGPAAEGSMHILFFLPWFPEAMPDGKLAKAFVDEWNKRGHPFEGLTEGFRGHDGVMTAVEGLKAAGKPDPKAVREALWTVSLMGVNGPIKFEKDGPAGKESGQSKPSIFLVQIKDGKIALPAFAAKK